In Nyctibius grandis isolate bNycGra1 chromosome 8, bNycGra1.pri, whole genome shotgun sequence, a single window of DNA contains:
- the AGTR1 gene encoding type-1 angiotensin II receptor, translated as MIPNYSTEETIKRIHVDCPVSGRHSYIYIMVPTVYSIIFIIGIFGNSLVVIVIYCYMKLKTVASIFLLNLALADLCFLITLPLWAAYTAMEYQWPFGNCLCKLASAGISFNLYASVFLLTCLSIDRYLAIVHPVKSRIRRTMFVARITCIAIWLLAGVASLPVIIHRNIFFAENLNMTVCGFRYDNNNTTLRVGLGLSKNLLGFLIPFLIILTSYTLIWKTLKKAYQIQKNKTRNDDIFKMIVAIVFFFFFSWIPHQVFTFLDVLIQLHVITDCKITDIVDTAMPFTICIAYFNNCLNPFFYVFFGKNFKKYFLQLIKYIPPNVSAHPSLTTKMSALSYRPPENIHLPTKKTAGSFDTE; from the coding sequence ATGATTCCAAATTACTCTACTGAAGAAACCATTAAAAGAATCCACGTCGACTGTCCTGTTTCAGGAAGGCACAGTTACATCTACATTATGGTTCCAACTGTTTACAGCATCATCTTTATCATAGGCATATTTGGGAACAGTCTGGTCGTTATTGTCATATACTGctacatgaaattaaaaacagtagCCAGCATCTTTCTTCTAAACCTGGCACTGGCTGACTTGTGTTTTTTAATAACTCTGCCACTCTGGGCAGCCTACACAGCCATGGAGTACCAGTGGCCTTTTGGCAACTGTTTATGTAAGTTAGCATCAGCAGGGATAAGTTTCAACCTGTACGCCAGTGTGTTCCTCCTCACGTGCCTTAGTATTGACCGCTACCTGGCCATAGTACATCCAGTGAAGTCCCGAATTCGACGTACCATGTTTGTCGCCAGAATAACTTGCATTGCCATCTGGCTTCTCGCCGGTGTGGCCAGCTTGCCCGTCATCATTCACCGTAATATATTCTTTGCCGAGAACTTGAACATGACAGTCTGCGGTTTTCGGTATGACAACAATAACACAACACTCCGGGTCGGGTTAGGTTTATCCAAAAATTTGCTGggctttttaattccttttctgaTCATATTAACAAGCTACACCTTAATTTGGAAGACCCTGAAGAAGGCATATCAAATTCAAAAAAATAAGACCAGAAATGACGATATTTTTAAGATGATTGTGGcaatagtatttttcttcttcttttcctggaTTCCTCATCAAGTGTTCACTTTTCTGGATGTATTAATTCAATTACATGTAATAACAGACTGCAAAATCACTGATATTGTGGATACGGCTATGCCCTTCACCATTTGCATCGCTTACTTTAACAACTGTTTGAAtcctttcttttatgttttttttggaaaaaactttaaaaaatactttcttcagcTAATAAAATACATTCCACCAAATGTCAGCGCACATCCAAGCCTAACAACAAAAATGAGCGCCCTTTCATATCGGCCACCAGAAAATATACACTTGCCCACTAAAAAGACTGCTGGGTCTTTTGACACAGAGTGA